The following DNA comes from Salvia splendens isolate huo1 chromosome 17, SspV2, whole genome shotgun sequence.
ccccaccacctGCCACGGAGTGCACCGGAAAGCTACTTTCTTCGGCCTCCGACCCTACGGCGTTTACGTCTCCGCCCCCACCTCACGTCCTCACGCTGTGTGAGATGATGAGGAGACTGATCAGAGAGAAAGGAAGGAAGTGAGACAGCCGGATGGATAGACTGTTGTCGAGAACGAAGGAGTTGGAGGGGAAGAGTCCTTCCGCGATTTTTGTTTTCGAAGAGAAAGAGGAATGGTATTGGAGATGTCATTATTGTTTTCTCATCCCTATATTCACTCGTGAAATAGAATAAACCGGCATCAATAAATTTAACTAAGtttaaaagattaaatatcttaaatatGTTATCTAATTGTAAAATGggctttgaaatattttctttatatgAATTAATTCTTAGAAgtccattaaaaatattttctcatcttatcaattaatgttaaatagtagtagtaatatttttttttacagtatatcaaaatcaatttatctaaattaaccacctacttatataaagtaaatatttcttaatttcttctactcttagttttataatttaaattttcaaccttattattcatattcaattttttaaatctttaaaaatttggtatgttacagaaaaattatgctatgtgtatgtcatttttttgtcaaaatacgtaatataacataattgttctctcttactttattatttatttgcatctttgttttatctaagatcatattttattctttcttcagttAGCTCCATAAACGTCTTTTTCTTAAATTCTGTATCCAAAAGAAGAGTCTCGCTTATAACGGGACGAAGAAAGTGGAGTATGTTGTTTTAAGAATATCGATACTCGCATggattatttatattaaaaaatatatttataaaataattaatttaaacaattattttaaataaatatttactatCTTATTCGACCCCACGATAATTTGTTCCTGGATCCGTCATTGCTCTTAGAAGTAGTTACTAATTACTACTAATTGAAAAGCCACTTATCGgatctaatattttttttattatattgcTAGGATAAGTGTATCCTATTATCAAATAGACTAATAGGGCCTCAGATGTATGTCGTTCAATATTATTTTGAATTCGTTAACCTCACCAAATGTTTAATATTACCCCAATTataaaatatggaaaagatCAAACAACAATTAGGCCACGCTACTTTTTTTTAACTTAATCACATCATAAGGTCCCTAGTGATATTACTTTAACCCCACCGTTGGttgcagtggcggatccaggatccggaaacggagggggcggaatatatagtattagcttgatttagtgcggacatggctatttcttttgttgttcggggcgacgccggaggcAAATGGAGGGGGCGAACATGGTAATTTTACATCCCGAtaagggaaaaatagtcggacggagggggcgaccgccccctcctgcccccccAGATCCGCCACTGGACTTGGTTGTATAAAGGTACTCCAACGTTTGAAGAATAATGCAGATATATAATTAAAGTGTTAAATCAGATGCTTATTTAATGAAAACAAACTTTTACTCACTAGAATCAGACTTAGAGTTTTAACCATAATTACATATCCAATTGTGGGAAATAATACATGTGCATCTTggaaaagtaataaaaaaaatgagaattgGTTACTCAATTCGTCTACGAGATTATATCCTGAACTAAGTACTATCGAACCAAAAATATCTAGAAAATTACTGAATATAATATGATGTACTCTACAATACAATGGGCGGAGCAATCATAAGTAGAGAAAGTTATAgtttgaaaaattcaaatctGACTAGAGTTACTTCtatggattttaattttaatcctTATGAGATTCTCCTATCACGATACAACAATCTTAAATTTGGAAACTGATTGTATATGTAATCGTCGGTGGAGATTTATCAAAGATCCTCAATTCTTGAGAATCTCATATGAGGAATTACCAAAATTTACAAatcaattcataaaattaaatccgAACTTGAACTCAAATAGATAAACATCAGATTTGAAACAAAAGTAACTTAAGCATACTCCTAGGGATTAGAAAATACCTTTAATTGCACATCTTATATTTATAGACGAGTACTTGCTACTTCCATTACTATTACAACAAAAGAACTATGAATTTTAATTCACCACTATCCACGATATGAAGAACATAGGATTGTTTTGTGTGTGAGTTGGCATTATGGTAAAGAGTTAATGCTTGGCCAAAAGATTTAAGTTCATCGTGACACGACctttaaatttttattcatttgtcAATCTAGTGAAAAGAATATAGTTGCAGTAAACTCACAAATTCTGAAAAGTCGAAGTAGTGCTGATACGATTATATCTTTCGAAATATCccccatatctctattattatattactatATCTTTTCCGTATCTTTATTATCATGTTCAATAAGTTAGGTtattagggagtattataaataggagtctttgttatcttttgaatcaATCATTGAAGAATACAATTATCTTTTATCGTATTTTACTTTTCTGCAATTTACTTTTCTCAGTCTTTGTTTATTGGTTGCTCGACGGAATTCCTTCCGCGAACGGACCTCTCTTATCCGGCGATTTCTCGCCATTATTCTCCGATACGAGTTTactcgtatcatctggtgctttcattgagagctcatcTCCCAATTCGACCCCAAGCTGATCGGCGGAGGAAACTCTTCATAGGTGACAACGAGCTATAGTGCGAGGAAGACGCACCCACACATTCCATTATCAGTTCTTCGATCTCCACCATGTCATACGCCTACACCGACTACCACCATCACCAAATCGATAGACCGTTCCTCTCGCCACTGCCCATGCCGAGCCCCAAATCGTGTTGGTATCCCCAACGACAGGACGCGCAGTTTGGATACTCTTATCCGTTCCCCGAACCTGACCCACCAGGGCTGCACCAAACCCCCGAATATCAACAATCGACGTCCTATGAGCCAGAGCTTTACAGCCACCATCATCTACGGGCAGCAGCGTACGGACAGCCACCATATGCGAGCTTCGATTTCGGAGTTCACAACACCGACTGTCCACAGCCACCAATTGCCCCTGCGCAGATGCCAGAGCCATACCACCACCGTCCCTCGCTGACGCTGGAACTGGATATTCCGTATTCCCAATATCAGCCGTCGGAAGAGCTATATCCTCCGGTGTACAACGGAGAAGGATATTCGAGCAATTCCTTCAATTATAGCGTCGATGACTACTTGCCTTACACAGATTCTTGGCACCTGGGATCTTCCTGTGGGGACCAGCCAACAGCGGCCTTTGAGCAGCCGCCCTACACCTACACGGAGTCATACGCGCTGCTGCGAATTCCCTATGCCGGGGAACACCAAGAGCAGCCTAACTACCAGCCCCCGCGGCTGCTGCATACGGACTCGGAACCACACGTGCAAATTAAAGGGGAAGGCGAATTGTTAGAATACAATGAAGAGGAAATACAAGCCTTTCACGTCGTCAATTTCGAGTATATCAATGAAGCAGAAAGGGCAGTCAAAGAGGAAATACTGGCCCCACCACCGGAAGGGCAAGCATCTTTGAACAAGCTTGAACGTGCAAGCTTCATGGTATATCGACTATGGGATAAATACGAAGTGCATAAAGTAGAAGAATTCGAGGCTATGGGCAAGGGAAAGAAGAGCCTCAAGCAGATGGTATCTAGAGAGTCTTCTCCAAAACAAGAGAATTTGCTTCGTGTGGTGGGTCATGACTTGATCAGAGCGGAACATATGATTATTGGTCATCGATCAGTAGCGCTCGAGGCCGATGGTCGGTTTATCCCTCTGCGGAACAACACGCAGTGTTTGGGTGGTATTTGGAGAGATCCAATCCAATTTAGTGTAGTCCATTTTGTGTTGTGCCGGTTGTTGAATTCAAGTGAAATATTGTTTCAACTTAGAGCTTTGATCCAATTGGGAATACAAGGTGGGTGGAGAATGTTAGAGATCAAGAAAGTCACCTCGAGTACGACCATTGAATGCCTCCTTATTTCTTGGTTtgcaccttgaggacaaggtgaatttcaaccgtgggggagttgatacgattatatcttccgaaatatctcccatatctctattattatattactatatcttttccatatctttattatcttgttcaataagttaggttattagggagtattataaataggagtctttgttatcttttgaatcaATTATTGAAGAATACAATTATCTTTTATCGTATTTTACTTTTCTGCAATTTACTTTTCTCAGTCTTTGTTTATTGGTTGCTCGACGGAATTCCTTCCGCGAACGGACCTCTCTTATCCGACGATTTCTCGCCATTATTCTCCGATACGAGTTTACTCGTATCAAGTGCATATCAAGTATCTTATGAAAtccataaataaataatcacTGAGACCTCATACTTAGTTTGTCAATCTAGAAAAATGAATACAGTTGCAATAAAAACGTCTAATTACGATCCACTTGAATGCTTTACCAAACCTACTGTCACATGTCTCGTAATCGACAATGCAATCATTCACTACAGATTATTCACAtttatctaggttgtgaaccTTACCTTTCTTAAACAAGGAACCGACTGAAAGATTTTCCGTAACCAAGATTCTTCCATTCGCAGAATCTACTTGAAGGTAATTATATATTTGCATCTTCAAAAAACCTAATTTTGCTTCGTCCGAACCTGTATATCCAGATATTAGTTGAAGGGAAATTACACATAGAGTCGAGAAAAAGAGATGAAAAAACACGAGAATTAGTTactcaaattcatttttaaagATTATATTAGGAAGCGCTATCAAACCAAAGATAAATCAATGGAAAATTCATAAAATGAATATGATACAATCTCTAATTACAATAATAGATGGCATTtgtaaatatgaaaaaaaattgtaataagCTTAATCATAATTTGACCAAAAGTCTTCAGATCTATACATTCTAAAAAAGTATAAGACTCCACATTTCAACGACTAAATAAATCTATTTTGTTAAAGTGCGCACATGAATATCATTCGTTAGTATTAATGCTGATTTATGGAAGCAATTTGAATTAAAACAATCTTAGACAATAGCCAATACTCCTCTATTGAAACTGTGACACTCAATTTTTATTTCCACTTTCCCGCACGCGGTTATTTTTTGGTTCATCGAATATTTGCAATCGATATCATATTAATCTAGGACTAACAAACTAACTcactcaaaataaaaaacaacaaaattcaaaattgcTATCAACATAATttcaaatactattaaaatacTTCAAATATTGTAATTAAAGTTTAttacatataattaaaatttgataggTACCAATGGGTCgcagcgcagttggcaacgcgGAGCTATGGTGATCTTGAGGTCACAGGTTCAAACCCCTCCACTCACtgggagactttcggccttaataCGCAAACCCGGTCAAGCAGGATTAGTCACTTTCGGCCCCCGGTCAAGCAGGATTAGTCGCTTTTGGCCTTAATACGCAAACCCGGTCAAGCAGGATTAGTCGGATTCTGCCAAAGGCGTGTTCGATACACCTGTggtcaaactaaaaaaaattgataagtaatttaatattttcatatgTTGATAAGTTGAGTTGAAGTAGAAAACGATAAAAGCTATTATTGTGGTCGGGGAGCAGGACAGAAATCCTATCTCTAGTCATATATTCATCTATATCTCCATTCACTTTTTAAGCTCGACATATACACACAGGGGCGGACCCAGCATGGTTGAAGGTGGGGCATCACCTCTATACATTTATTGCAAATTTTTTGAGTGTATACATAAAAGTATACCAGTTGCCCCtcttaaaatacataaaaaaaatatcctaTATTATAATTTTGCCCCTCATGTAAAAATCTGTATACACatatttctatttatattataatCTCTAGCCCACGATGTAATAATTTATACTACTTCTTTTATGCTTAGGTACTGCCTCCTCTCTCTCCTCGTCTCCTTCCTCAACCTTTCCTTTCTCCCCCTTTGTTTTTCTATTCGCTCTAGGGTTTGAAACTGTTTAtggtttaattttgtttatttaattgaGTTCATTTTAATACTGATTAATTCCCTTGGAtcgaaataattatattttttcagGCTTCCTGTTTGTTATATCAACATGGCTGGTTTGGACTTCGCCCCTCATCTCAACCTCCCCGAATCCGAAGAGAATAATGAATCAAACCCCAACCAATTCTCCGGCGACAACAACTCCTCCGGGGACATGGCGGGGCGGCGCCCCCGGGGCCGGCCCCCGGGGTCGAAGAACAAGCCGAAGCCGCCGGTGATCATCACCCGGGAGAGCGCCAACACGCTCCGGGCCCACATCTTCGAGGTCGCCAGCGGCTGCGACGTCTTCGATGCTGTCGCCACCTACGCGAGGCGGCGCCAGCGAGGCGTCTGCGTCCTCAGCTGCACCGGCACCGTCACCAACGTCAGCCTCCGCCAGCCCTCCGCCGGCGGCGGCGTCGTCACGCTCCACGGCCGCTTCGAGATCCtgtctctctccggctcctttcTCCCCCCGCCGGCGCCGCCGGGGGCCACCAGCCTGACCATCTACCTCGCCGGCGTGCAGGGCCAGGTGGTTGGTGGGAATGTCGTCGGAGCGTTGATTGCTTCCGGCCCGGTCACAATCATCGCTTCCTCTTTCACCAACGTCGCGTATGAGCGGCTGCCGTTGGAGGAGGAGGACGGGATCCAGATGCAGCCTCCGCCTCAGCATCTTAACATCGGAGGCGGAGGTCAGTTTCCGGATCCGGGGCAGCCATTCTTGAATTTGCCGCTGAATATGGTTAACGGTCAACTCCCATtggacggaggcggaggcggtgcATGGGCCGGAAACGCTGCCGGGGGAGGCCGGCAGCAGTTCTAGTGGTCATAATTAATTAAGGTCAGAATATATCACCATTTTCACAATTAGAacaattttatcattttcatcAGCATAAAACTTCAATTATCTTGTAAATTTAGGTCACAATTATCGTTTTTTTATGGTGTTTCTTGCCAACGTACCTATTGATTTGCGAGTGATTCGAAGGGGAAAAAAATTTGCTTGGGAAATATTTTTGAGGTTTGGGACTTTTGTGCTTGAGTGTTTGTTTATTGCAACTTGTGCACAtaaaaattgtttcttcacagAATCTTATGCTAATTCAATTGCTTCTTAAATATCTGAGGATAAGGTGTGCATAAATAATCTTGCTTGCAGTTGATAATTTAGGAGATAAATTCTGTTAATTAATCCAGTGATGTCCTGAAAAAGAGTTTATAAAATTGGATAATCAAATCCAATGAATATATGCATATAAATTAGTATGCTTGTGGCCAGCGCTAACGACAACTTGCTTGTTATAATAGGCTTTGGGCGACTTATATATAATAACCAAATAGATTCCTTTCTCTAACTCCAGTTCTGTTATTCATCTATGTGTTAGTTTATTAGAATGAGTTGTCTTAAGTAGTCtactttgtattttaatttcaagaGGAAGGACCTTTctagaatatttaattaacatGAACATTTCTCCCCAAAGCTATAAAATTAGTTTTAAGGAAAGAAAGCTAAGAAAAAATCCGAGTCCTAATTGTTCATAAGGAGATTGCATAATGAGAAAATTCAACTTtctgatacgatcatatccatatcccaattatttagttgcatatttgatttaccatatcttttccatatttgtttagatatttgtttcttgttcattaagttagggtattaGTATTCTAGTATATAAATAGGGGAGATTATATCATTGTAGGAATCAAgcaatcaatcaatgaatatattattttccacaacttgtcttgagtaacaagaatatcatatttcgtttccaaattgttgttcatcggagaacgtccgaaaatcagcaattcgtgagctttccttcgagcacgtcgaaggtttgatcaccttatctctccgagaagttagccatccggcctcgttacggagaacgtccgtaacaactggtgctttcatcccgtgcTCATCCCCCGTCTTCGTTCATCCatattcccaaaaaaaaaaaaaaaaaagttacgcTTGTTGCTCAAGCCTAATTTTCCCAAACCGTCCACTGCCGAGCTTCACCGTCGCTGTTCAACGTCATCATGTCACGCAACTACACCGGATTGGGGCGTTATGAACAACTATTCGATCAATTGGATGCCGCTATCTCCAGGTTGGAAACACGTTGTGACAAAATCGAACGGCGTAGGACAAACTTGCTTGCGTCTAAAGCAACGTATGCACAGCAGGCGTGCTACGATTCCCGCAGAGAGATTCGCACTCGTCAGCTGCCGGATCCACCGCCGCCTCCATATCAGCCGAATAGACGCCGGCCGTACCACCTCCACCAAACTCGTTATCAACTGCCCGAGCACTATCAACCCTTCGACTATGGGTTGCCACCCACGTACAGGGGGCTCCTGCGTCGTCAATTTCTGCAGCTACAGCACGAGCCTTCTCGCCAACCACCCTGTTGGGACCCGCCGAGCGCTCGGGTGCCGATGGGTAACCTGGATTATGAAGAGAGCGCATCCGTATATTACCCTGATTATGATTGTGACTCTGATGGATACGATGAGGACTTTGATGTTGGCTATTCGAGACAGCCCTACCACCAGCAACATTCGGTGCCTCATCTCCGTCAGGCTGCTGCCTGCCTCGACCAGCCCGCTGCTCAGCAGCAGCCTCTGCTCCAACTCCCTCCCTCCTGCCGGCATCCATCGAGTGAAACCCTTGACGAGGAGACCTGCTTTATGGATGACAAAATCGACTACCTAAGTGACAATGAGAAGGGGGTAGGACATGGGAGTATAACAGCAACAGGAACGCTACCTGCCCCGCCTCACGCCGCTGAGTCCCAATGCTTCTCGCATCTCCATCACGATCCATCTAGGCCCTTGCTCCCTGTTGTCGCTGCTGTCCCGCCTTCGATTTTAACTCCACCATCACCGTCGTGCTGCCCCAATCCCAGTAGAGATGAGGGTGAATTATTATACGATGACCCGCCCCTACCGGCCCCAATCTTGCAGATGTGCAACTCAGATATTAGTGAAGAGGATGAGACATTGTTAGAAGATAAAGAAGAGGATgattctattggtgaagtggagaagataatggCATCGTTCAATATTGCTCAAATAACATCGAAGGCTGGGGAGAATTGTTGGTTTATGAGAGGAGGTGCTTACACTGGTGTAAGGATAATTGCTTATATCCATGTGGATTTCTTTGATGGCGATGTTCCAAGTATTGTTCATCGTTCGACATCACTCGACGTCGATGCACGATTCATCCCTCCGCGCAACGACACGCCATATTTGAGCCTTCTTGGAGGTGATAAAGGGAGATATTCAGttgttcgatatgtgtttgatccaggaggagatgtCTCACCAAAGTCGGCTTTCAACTCTCTCtattgcttcgtggttcccaccttgaggacaaggtggatttcaaccgtggggaagttgatacgatcatatccatatcccaattatttagttgcatatttgatttaccatatcttttccatatttgtttagatatttgtttcttgttcattaagttagggtattaGTATTCTAGTATATAAATAGGGGAGATTATATCATTGTAGGAATCAAgcaatcaatcaatgaatatattattttccacaacttgtcttgagtaacaagaatatcatatttcgtttccaaattgttgttcatcggagaacgtccgaaaatcagcaattcgtgagctttccttcgagcacgtcgaaggtttgatcaccttatctctccgagaagttagccatccggcctcgttacggagaacgtccgtaacactTTCATCATGATAATTTTTTCATATTCTTGGCATTTCCATCCAATCAAtttctaatttaatttatggTGAGTATGTCGGATTTTATACAATCTTAATGTTCGCAGTTTATACAGACTTTGGGTCGCGTTATCTCTGGGCGGTTGAATCACgtaaaattaattaaactcaatattgaattatttgcataaataaGCTATGTAAAAGTAGTAGAATCTTTTATTTTGCTAATTTTGTAGCATTTTAATATTCTGGTTtcgagattttatgtaatttagTTTTCATTAAATCATTTCTATAACATTTAATAAAACGTTTTGCATATTGTTTTCGATTActtatttgaattaattttggACTAATTAAGCAAGCACATCTACACATTTCTTCGATTTATTTGTTACGtgcattttcttattttgatttCATCCATTCAAAAAAATCGTAcgtttgaatatatatatatatatatatatagggagatgatcaaaataagtatgtgtttaaatccagaaatgcagaccaaatcttggccctaggattagatgatctaatggtcaataattaaccaaaaacacggaaggtcataattaagcaattttaggtcatattataatatttaggtttaatgtcatgctaagatcgttttaggtcatgctttgttagcatgacctaaaaattacctaattatgacctaaaagtgtcctaattatgatattgttctgcgtttctgtatttaaatctagttttgcatagatcaaaaccctatatatatatatatatatatatatatatatatatatatcctaaTTACTATGTACTTAGTATGTATAGATCGGGCAATGCATACCCCTAATTGGGGGTGCGTTATTATGCCAACTTTTGTTAAATTGTTaacttgttaactcatcaacatagtgtattaaaaatgtcaacacgatcacataataaactgtgttgacatttaaatattaatgtcaatacaatgtattaaaatatcaacgtaagtttatgttgacatttcagtatcatcgtgttgacatttttaacacactacgttgatgagttagcaagttagcaatttaagaaaagttaacaACGGATCACAACCCCCAATAATTGTATATAAATTTAGTTTGACAGATGACTTGTAAAATTTGTTGCggatataaattataataagaTAATAATTACGATTTTCGAATTATAAATCTCATACAGTCATACCAAGAGACGTTAAGTATCTATAAACTCTATATTAAGGAACAAAGAAGGAAGAAGTGAGCGGTATTTCTAGGGAGAGATATAgtctttgtttatttatttctgtgaagaacgaacctacggttgtgatgatcgaaatgcaaattaatgaaatgacaacatgcaaggaagaacacaagcgaattacgtggttcggcgtaagcctacatccacgggcagaatctggtgtgtttctttattgatcactcgagaaattacaaacataagagcactcaaaactctcaagaatttacaagatggaaaaccctcaactcgcccgaaaacttcttgcttcgagagctaaaaacgcacagctgaaagataacacttcctctcttgaattctct
Coding sequences within:
- the LOC121773532 gene encoding AT-hook motif nuclear-localized protein 23-like, which produces MAGLDFAPHLNLPESEENNESNPNQFSGDNNSSGDMAGRRPRGRPPGSKNKPKPPVIITRESANTLRAHIFEVASGCDVFDAVATYARRRQRGVCVLSCTGTVTNVSLRQPSAGGGVVTLHGRFEILSLSGSFLPPPAPPGATSLTIYLAGVQGQVVGGNVVGALIASGPVTIIASSFTNVAYERLPLEEEDGIQMQPPPQHLNIGGGGQFPDPGQPFLNLPLNMVNGQLPLDGGGGGAWAGNAAGGGRQQF